The proteins below come from a single Kryptolebias marmoratus isolate JLee-2015 linkage group LG12, ASM164957v2, whole genome shotgun sequence genomic window:
- the LOC119617548 gene encoding transcription initiation factor TFIID subunit 3-like isoform X1: protein MKEIVKKDLPESTGKVVAVFGDSVFRLHTVQLPHCNGWSWDLLAEVKGHARVSAASTSNDTQRSETAAQLRAEEAEQEKEKVGQEEVMSEGETCTELPLKESGEERRGWENREESRQKKNPNFNLWGFHDLAATPDEMLEGPEEKPKDKSVRRRFITWLDDLIHEYYRRKISKTYKRERQEGDEFYYRKICSLLFSPALFASKANFDKFYPISPAQRERQKREKWLRREKQRQKVKRHLDAYWEEKRKAKEALREKEEERFERWATEHDFSLPDSTTQGSKMRMSLWRKRFLRWVFTMQTFLLIHS from the exons ATGAAGGAAATTGTCAAAAAGGACCTTCCTGAGTCCACAGGAAAGGTGGTGGCAGTTTTTGGAGACAGCGTCTTTCGTCTCCATACTGTTCAGCTCCCGCACTGTAACGGCTGGAGCTGGGACCTGCTGGCAGAGGTCAAGGGTCACGCTCGGGTCTCTGCAGCTTCGACCTCCAACGACACCCAGCGCTCAGAGACAGCAGCCCAGCTCCGTGCTGAGGaggcagagcaggagaaagagAAGGTGGGGCAGGAAGAAGTAATGTCTGAGGGAGAAACCTGCACTGAGCTGCCGCTGAAAGAGTCCGGAGAGGAGCGACGGGGATGGGAGAACCGGGAAGAATCCCGTCAAAAGAAAAACCCGAACTTTAACCTGTGGGGGTTTCATGATCTTGCTGCCACGCCTGATGAAATGCTGGAAGGACCTGAAGAAAAGCCCAAAGATAAAAGCGTTCGCAGACGGTTCATCACCTGGCTGGATGATTTAATCCATGAATACTACCGAAGAAAGATCTCTAAAACCTACAAGAGAGAGCGACAGGAGGGGGATGAGTTTTACTACA GGAAGATCTGCTCGTTACTCTTCTCTCCTGCTCTTTTCGCCTCCAAAGCAAACTTTGACAAATTCTACCCAATCAGCCCCGCTCAAAGAGAGCGACAGAAACGGGAGAAGTGGCTCCGCCGGGAAAAACAGAGGCAGAAAGTTAAGAGACACTTGGACGCCTACTGGGAGGAAAAACGTAAGGCGAAAGAGGctctgagagagaaagaggaggagcgCTTCGAGAGGTGGGCGACCGAGCACGACTTCAGCCTCCCTGACTCCACAACACAGGGGTCAAAGATGAGGATGAGCTTGTGGAGGAAACGGTTTTTACGGTGGGTCTTTACCATGCAGACATTTTTACTAATCCACTCTTAA
- the LOC108236133 gene encoding ankyrin repeat and fibronectin type-III domain-containing protein 1, with product MSVSTRNPPQRRRSLGPVSPKRIYRNLSVRLRGGESVAAEAVVPKRTGKSAESYKSLWEAVENEDTLAVQSLLSKDHASCGGGRGGGGGSLWERGEKKEKDWERDKEKGVNRVSEQGLVPLDVAALTHNSPLLHVLTKAGARHNPVLCRPVEWALKLDALVALASKRVEEWKAELAQKATAGPQAQADVQRHIRLWRLRLQLYSRMRENFQNTELPGPPSHVSLLVTSTSSLCVLIKEPEGNTTGLITRYRVEWSTSANFKHILGSAQVTQTKNSSYIIKDLTAGEPYFVRVSAYNVKGWGPPQCSAPVSAAPSSWRECVGVKSQPRNHQGLVRKLLEDAKESQYRGYYIETFKSQSPGKRLSVSRGIKQLFQSATKFVRLLQRGVYLATVFYHKENILVTAEDQIPLVEIQCCSTSITQDFLWFAKLSYAWQQVPWLQQALSSAHSSPSSLLQNRHNILRAVSQLQSSLGTMDLGQVYYEPLKDRQGNVLLVTLKEFPIPPIPPEPPFHWMPLDRLEKNRSRTPLLPEPTAMDTLYEQLKDKMSFHRHSIQWAQPGLYVGILKLCSSVEQIRVLVPQRLPNLLCHTRVQHNAHVTREEWAWLQSHVYTAHTGSVHNQLSGEDDGSLESSGLAEFVRSLRAAITHLLTKLNIPLYRAYQYGVYTQELLQFGDNVSMLLLLPPSEDFSSSYWPLVGTKEPGLTMPLQTFELVHFWTYERDFLSQYCQAWVRLELDSHLAQQALREALDAKEVQEARERLSNINELFRCLEVVWRGARWIMDCLQCVRSKQWVGAVPLGLVMGGDPPPCPDSEEEETRLTTRLKWANRMQTQRPAAESSISVTLPTTAEISPPDSVTVIPEEELVLMEGVVKGGYPVDISSQSPADLTCAAKSDCASSLLESGLEPAAVAQFEAGYLVLDTQESYCRKTDVPPSISEVIRPMEFAELVDILPTLSRIEEENAAGPTSPSVMDMLENFGLGVGERNAPFDFGDSNLTCGDEALPQPHETHCENVVSREQEAASFCNSVHSADDETPVLSWDFPQEDAKKPEAESRGTCLPVRSLVEWDKPSSSSS from the exons ATGTCCGTATCCACGAGGAACCCACCGCAGCGCCGGCGCTCTCTGGGTCCCGTCTCGCCCAAACGCATCTACAGGAACCTGTCCGTCAGGCTGAGGGGAGGGGAGTCTGTTGCCGCCGAGGCGGTCGTGCCCAAACGCACCGGCAAGTCTGCAGAATCT TACAAGAGCCTGTGGGAGGCTGTGGAAAATGAGGACACGTTGGCTGTGCAGAGCCTTTTGTCCAAAGACCATGCCAGctgtggaggaggaaggggaggaggaggaggaagcttgtgggagagaggagagaagaaagagaaggaCTGGGAGAGAGATAAAGAGAAAGGGGTGAACAGAGTGAGCGAGCAGGGTTTGGTTCCCCTGGATGTGGCTGCACTTACCCATAATTCCCCTCTGCTTCATGTGCTGACGAAAGCAGGAGCCAGACATAACCCTGTTT TGTGCCGCCCAGTGGAGTGGGCGCTCAAGCTGGACGCTCTGGTGGCCCTGGCGAGTAAACGCGTCGAGGAGTGGAAGGCGGAGCTGGCTCAGAAAGCAACAGCCGGACCCCAGGCACAGGCAGATGTCCAGAGACACATCCGCCTCTGGAGGCTCAGGCTGCAGCTGTACAGCCGGATGAGGGAGAACTTCCAGAACACAG AGCTCCCTGGTCCCCCCAGTCATGTGTCCTTACTGGTAACCAGCACGTCGTCTCTTTGCGTGTTGATCAAAGAGCCAGAGGGCAACACCACGGGGCTCATCACCCGCTACAGAG tggAATGGAGCACTTCAGCCAACTTCAAGCACATCCTTGGTTCAGCACAAGTCACACAGACCAAGAACTCCTCCTATATCATCAAGGACCTGACAGCA GGAGAGCCTTACTTTGTAAGAGTGAGTGCCTACAATGTGAAAGGATGGGGCCCACCTCAGTGCTCTGCTCCGGTCAGCGCTGCCCCCTCTA GCTGGAGAGAGTGCGTCGGTGTAAAGTCACAGCCCAGGAACCACCAGGGTCTAGTGAGGAAACTGCTGGAAGACGCTAAAGAATCGCAGTACAGAGGATATTACATAG AGACCTTCAAGTCACAGAGTCCCGGCAAGCGTCTGTCGGTGTCTCGGGGCATCAAACAGCTTTTCCAGTCCGCCACCAAGTTTGTTCGCCTTCTACAAAG GGGCGTGTACTTGGCGACCGTGTTCTACCACAAGGAAAACATCCTGGTGACAGCTGAAGATCAGATCCCACTGGTGGAGATCCAGTGCTGCTCCACCTCCATCACCCAAGACTTCCTTTGGTTTGCCAAG TTGTCCTATGCATGGCAGCAGGTACCCTGGCTTCAGCAGGCCCTCTCCTCCGCTcactcctctccctcctccctcctccagaACAGGCACAACATCCTGAGAGCTGTTTCCCAGCTGCAG TCTTCTCTAGGAACAATGGACCTGGGTCAGGTTTACTACGAACCGCTGAAGGACCGGCAGGGCAACGTACTACTGGTGACTCTGAAGGAATTCCCAATCCCTCCCAT CCCTCCTGAACCTCCATTCCACTGGATGCCTCTGGACCGTCTGGAAAAGAACCGCAGCAGAACTCCTCTGCTGCCTGAGCCCACTGCCATGGACACGCTGTACGAGCAGCTGAAG GACAAGATGTCCTTTCACAGACACAGCATTCAGTGGGCGCAGCCGGGTCTGTATGTGGGCATCCTGAAACTGTGCAGCTCGGTCGAACAGATCCGGGTCCTGGTGCCTCAGAGGCTGCCCAACCTCCTCTGCCACACGCGGGTCCAACACAACGCCCACGTGACCAG GGAGGAGTGGGCTTGGCTGCAGAGTCATGTTTACACGGCGCACACCGGCAGCGTTCATAACCAGCTGAGCGGCGAGGACGACGGCTCGTTGGAGAGCAGCGGCCTGGCGGAATTCGTCAGGTCTCTGAGAGCGGCGATCACACACCTCCTGACGAAGCTCAACATCCCCCTCTACAGG GCGTATCAGTACGGTGTGTACACgcaggagctgctgcagttcGGTGACAACGTATccatgctgctgcttctgcctCCCAGCGAGGACTTCAGCTCCAGTTACTGGCCTCTGGTGGGAACCAAGGAGCCTGGTCTCACCATGCCTCTGCAGACGTTTGAACTGG TCCACTTCTGGACATACGAGCGGGACTTCCTCTCCCAGTACTGCCAGGCCTGGGTGAGGCTGGAGCTGGACTCTCATCTGGCCCAGCAGGCTCTGCGTGAGGCTCTGGACGCCAAGGAGGTGCAGGAAGCGCGAGAGCGGCTCAGCAACATCAATGAGCTTTTTCGT TGTTTGGAGGTGGTGTGGAGGGGTGCCCGCTGGATTATGGACTGCCTGCAGTGTGTTCGCTCCAAGCAGTGGGTGGGGGCCGTACCTCTAGGCCTGGTGATGGGAGGAGACCCCCCACCGTGTCCTGACAGTGAGGAAGAAGAGACGAGGCTGACCACCAGGCTGAAATGGGCCAATCGGATGCAAACGCAAAGACCCGCAGCAG AGAGTTCAATCAGCGTGACTTTACCCACCACTGCTGAGATCTCCCCTCCTGACAGCGTCACCGTCATCCCCGAGGAGGAGCTGGTCTTAATGGAAGGCGTCGTTAAGGGAGGCTACCCTGTTGACATCAGCTCTCAGTCCCCTGCAGACCTGACCTGTGCCGCCAAGTCGGACTGTGCGAGCTCTTTACTCGAATCTGGCCTGGAGCCTGCTGCCGTCGCCCAGTTCGAAGCCGGATATTTGGTTTTGGACACACAGGAGTCCTACTGCAGGAAGACGGACGTCCCCCCCAGCATCTCGGAGGTCATCCGGCCGATGGAGTTCGCCGAGCTGGTGGACATCTTGCCCACGTTGAGTCGCATTGAAGAGGAGAACGCCGCTGGTCCAACCTCGCCGTCTGTGATGGACATGCTGGAGAACTTCGGACTGGGAGTCGGTGAGAGAAACGCCCCGTTTGACTTTGGGGACTCGAACTTGACGTGTGGGGACGAAGCGCTGCCGCAGCCCCACGAGACACACTGTGAGAACGTGGTGTCGAGGGAGCAAGAAGCGGCATCCTTTTGTAACTCTGTACATTCTGCAGATGATGAGACGCCTGTTCTGAGCTGGGACTTTCCTCAAGAGGATGCAAAGAAACCGGAGGCTGAAAGTCGAGGGACATGCCTTCCAGTGAGAAGCCTGGTGGAGTGGGACAAACCCTCCAGCAGCTCATCCTGA
- the LOC119617548 gene encoding transcription initiation factor TFIID subunit 3-like isoform X2 has product MKEIVKKDLPESTGKVVAVFGDSVFRLHTVQLPHCNGWSWDLLAEVKGHARVSAASTSNDTQRSETAAQLRAEEAEQEKEKVGQEEVMSEGETCTELPLKESGEERRGWENREESRQKKNPNFNLWGFHDLAATPDEMLEGPEEKPKDKSVRRRFITWLDDLIHEYYRRKISKTYKRERQEGDEFYYRKICSLLFSPALFASKANFDKFYPISPAQRERQKREKWLRREKQRQKVKRHLDAYWEEKRKAKEALREKEEERFERWATEHDFSLPDSTTQGSKMRMSLWRKRFLRVKEFLYC; this is encoded by the exons ATGAAGGAAATTGTCAAAAAGGACCTTCCTGAGTCCACAGGAAAGGTGGTGGCAGTTTTTGGAGACAGCGTCTTTCGTCTCCATACTGTTCAGCTCCCGCACTGTAACGGCTGGAGCTGGGACCTGCTGGCAGAGGTCAAGGGTCACGCTCGGGTCTCTGCAGCTTCGACCTCCAACGACACCCAGCGCTCAGAGACAGCAGCCCAGCTCCGTGCTGAGGaggcagagcaggagaaagagAAGGTGGGGCAGGAAGAAGTAATGTCTGAGGGAGAAACCTGCACTGAGCTGCCGCTGAAAGAGTCCGGAGAGGAGCGACGGGGATGGGAGAACCGGGAAGAATCCCGTCAAAAGAAAAACCCGAACTTTAACCTGTGGGGGTTTCATGATCTTGCTGCCACGCCTGATGAAATGCTGGAAGGACCTGAAGAAAAGCCCAAAGATAAAAGCGTTCGCAGACGGTTCATCACCTGGCTGGATGATTTAATCCATGAATACTACCGAAGAAAGATCTCTAAAACCTACAAGAGAGAGCGACAGGAGGGGGATGAGTTTTACTACA GGAAGATCTGCTCGTTACTCTTCTCTCCTGCTCTTTTCGCCTCCAAAGCAAACTTTGACAAATTCTACCCAATCAGCCCCGCTCAAAGAGAGCGACAGAAACGGGAGAAGTGGCTCCGCCGGGAAAAACAGAGGCAGAAAGTTAAGAGACACTTGGACGCCTACTGGGAGGAAAAACGTAAGGCGAAAGAGGctctgagagagaaagaggaggagcgCTTCGAGAGGTGGGCGACCGAGCACGACTTCAGCCTCCCTGACTCCACAACACAGGGGTCAAAGATGAGGATGAGCTTGTGGAGGAAACGGTTTTTACG AGTAAAAGAGTTTCTCTACTGCTGA